The genomic region TCCAGGATTCGAACACTTCCTCGTTGAGCAAGCGGTAGCGCAGATCCGTTTTGAACCCCAATCCGTCTTGGATGTAGCTATTGAAGGTGGGGGTGAGCAGCGCGTTGATTCGGGTCAAATAGGGGTCCCTTGCCCTCAAGACGGAAGCTGCCGGATCCGGATCGATCAGGGTGATCGATCCGTCGTAGAGACTGACCAAGCGTCGGCGATCGGCCAACAGGGTCTTGGCCAGGCGTTCCGGAGGGATGCGTCCCCGAAAGCGCCGCACGGTTTCTCGATCCAGCCCGGTATAACCGGCCAGACGCTTCCACAGATCCGATTCCGCGGCATTCTCGCGCACAAGCCCCGTCAACAGCCCGGACAGAGCAAAATCCTCCACTGTTGCCAGCCGGGTTCGAAGATCCTTGCCCGTCCCGGGAAGATCGTCGCCGCGTTCGTGAAACGCCGCCACCGCGGCATAGGTGGGCAACAAGGCGGCCCAGGAGAGCAAACCGTGCTCTCCGCCCCACAACAATCCGAACTCCAAGGCGGGGGAAATCATCACCAAGCCCCCGGGCTCGATTCCGAATTCGCTTTGCAGCAACTTCGCCAAGCGCGCCACCCGGAAACCGCCGTAGCTCTCGCCGGCCAGATAGACGGGAGACAACCAGCGCTCCTCCCGGGTCAGATACAGACGGATGAATTGCGCCAGGAAACGCGCGTCTTCCGCCACACCCCAGGGCGACTCGCCATGGGCCTTGTCCTTGGCCGATTTGTCTTTCCGGGCTCTTGCCTTCTTTGCTTCGGCGGGAATCATCCGGCTGTAGCCCGTCCCGATGGGATCGACGAACACCAAATCGGTGAACGCCAACCAACTCAGGGGATTGTCTTCTAGCCGCGGCGTCCGGGGCGGCACCGTTCCATCGTCATTGAAGACGACTCGCTGCGGCCCCAAGGCGCCCAGGTGGAGATAGGCCGACGCCGCTCCCGGCCCTCCGTTGAATACGAAAGTCAGCGGTCGGCGAGCCGATTCGGAATCGTCGGCGGTATACGCGATATAAAAAATCCGGCCGCTCGCCTCGCCTTTTTCGTCATGAATGGTGAGCGATGCCGCGGTGGCTTGATATTCGATGGCGCGGGTGGGCGTGGTCAGGGTGTGGCGGGAAACCGCTCGCTTCGAGGAAAGCAAAACCCCGATTTCCGGGGCTGAATCTTGATCGCCCGGTGCGGTTTCTTTCGCCGCGGCAGAAGCCAAATAACACGATAATAAAACCGCCCCTACAAATACCGGGAAAGACGATTTACTCGCCGTACCCCAACCCCCGGCCGCGGCAATTGCGCGCGAAATAATTCGGGCTTCCCTTGGGCACCACCACCACCCCGCCCGGGGTGACCTCATAAAGTTTTCTATCCGCTGCGTGATCATAACCGATCTCCGAACCCGCCTGAATGGTATTGTGCCGGTCGACGATGACCCGGCGCAAGCGGGCGCCTCGGCAGATACGCACGTAATCCATGATAATGCAATCCTCCAATACCACATCGGGTTCGATCACCGCCTCGCGCCGGACGATGCTGTTGCGTATGGTGGCATTGTCCACCAAGGCGGCGGCGCCGATCTGACTGTTGTCGATGCTGCTGTTGAACACCTGGGCGACGGGTCCTTGGTAATGACTGGAAAAAATCGGCCATTGGGGGTTGAAGGGTTGGAAACGCGGCTCCCGACCCAGCAAGTCTTCATGCGCCTCGAAATAGGCATCCAGGGTGCCCACATCCCGCCAATATCCCACTTCTTCATAAGCTCGAATGCCGGGGATGTAATTGTCGGCGAAATCATAGGCATACAGACGATGAGTCTGCAGCAAGCGTGGCAGCACATGATGGCCGAAATCCGTCTCCCCGCGTTGGTGCGCTTCCTCCAGCGCATTTATCAATACCTCGGTATTGAACAGGTAATTTCCCATGGAGGCATACGCGCTGGTGGCATCCGAGGGCATCGGTTTACCCCGATCCGGCTTTTCCTCGAAACCGCGCACTCGAGCCTCGTCGTCCACTTCCAGGATACCGAAACTGGCCGTCTCTTCTATGGGGACGGGACATGCCGCCACTGTGACGTCCGCTTGGCATTGGCGGTGAAATCGCACCATCTGGCGCACATCCATTCGATAAATATGGTCGGCCCCGAACACCGCAACCAGGTCGGGGCGATGAATGCGCATCAAATTGATGCTTTGGTAGACAGCATCGGCGGTTCCTTTAAACCAAATTTTCCCATCCTCCATCTGGGGCGGCACCACCGTAACGAACTGGTCCGGCAACAAGGGCGAGATGGTCCAGGCCTTGCGCACGTGTTCTATCAAACCTTGCGGCTTGTATTGCACCAAAAGGTAGATGGAGTGAATGCCGGAGTTGACCAGATTGCTGAGAACGAAATCCACCATGCGGTAGCGTCCTCCGAAAGGTACCGCCGGCTTGCAGCGTTCGTTCGTCAATGGTCGGAGCCGTTTGCCCGCGCCGCCGGCCATCACAAAGGCCACGATTTTTTCCGATTTGCGCTGTTCTTTCATGCTGTGCTCCGCCACTTAGCTGAGGTATTCCGGACTCAAAGCGCGAGCAACCCGATACCCGGCTCCGGGTCTCAATTCTCTCTCCTCGCAAATTACGTTGAATTGAAACCTGACTCGTTTCGCAATTCTTAACTCTAAGTTCTCTAATCGTCCAAGACATTGAAAAATTTCAATTTCATGGAGCCCCCTCAGGGCGATGACAACGGCATATTATCGGACGTAGACACCCTGAGCGGCTGCCCCTTACAATCGAGATCAAGCAGGCAAGATTCAATCAAGATGAGCAATCGTCCCCCTATGAATGGCATCCCTCGTGAGACGGAAAAACCGACCGGAGAAATCGTCGCCGTGCGCGGCAATGTGGTGGACGTGCGCTTCCCCTCACCCCTGCCGCCCCGCAATCATCAGTTGCGCACCGGCCCCGGCGATCGCGTCGTGCTCGAGGTTCAAACCCACCTGGACACCACCACCGTCCGCTGCATCGCCCTGAATTCCACCCGCCGCTTGGGGAGGAAGATGCCGGTACGGGATACGGGATCGATGTTGGAAATGCCGGTGGGCAAGACTTTGCTGGGCCGAATGCTGAATGTATTCGGGGAAAGCGTCGACGGCCAAGGTCCCATCGAAACCGACGAGCGTTGGCCCATCCACCGGCCGCTGCTGCCCCTGGCCGACCGCACCACCGGCACCGAGGTGTTCGAAACCGGGATCAAGGCCATCGATCTCTTGGCGCCTTTGGAACGGGGCGGCAAATCGGGTATGTTCGGCGGCGCGGGGGTGGGCAAGACCGTTTTGATCAATGAAATGATCAATAATATGGCCAAACGCTACGAAGGCGTCAGTCTATTCTGCGGCATTGGCGAGCGGATGCGCGAGGCCGAGGAAATGTACAGCGCCATGCAGGAATCGGGGGTACTGGAAAAGGCGGTATTGATCTACGGCCAGATGAACGAGCCCCCCGGCGCGCGTTTTCGCGTCGGGCACGCGGCGCTGACGGTCGCCGAGTATTTCCGCGACGTGGAAAAACGGGACGTGCTATTGCTCATCGACAA from Methylohalobius crimeensis 10Ki harbors:
- a CDS encoding S10 family peptidase; translated protein: MLSSKRAVSRHTLTTPTRAIEYQATAASLTIHDEKGEASGRIFYIAYTADDSESARRPLTFVFNGGPGAASAYLHLGALGPQRVVFNDDGTVPPRTPRLEDNPLSWLAFTDLVFVDPIGTGYSRMIPAEAKKARARKDKSAKDKAHGESPWGVAEDARFLAQFIRLYLTREERWLSPVYLAGESYGGFRVARLAKLLQSEFGIEPGGLVMISPALEFGLLWGGEHGLLSWAALLPTYAAVAAFHERGDDLPGTGKDLRTRLATVEDFALSGLLTGLVRENAAESDLWKRLAGYTGLDRETVRRFRGRIPPERLAKTLLADRRRLVSLYDGSITLIDPDPAASVLRARDPYLTRINALLTPTFNSYIQDGLGFKTDLRYRLLNEEVFESWNWRSGFHGQQGYAGVIEQLRTVMSLNPALRLWIVHGVYDLVTPYFGSVIAVNQMGLDPAVRENVRIDVYQGGHMLYFRRDSREKMYQDAQRFYRDSDQSP
- the atpD gene encoding F0F1 ATP synthase subunit beta, giving the protein MSNRPPMNGIPRETEKPTGEIVAVRGNVVDVRFPSPLPPRNHQLRTGPGDRVVLEVQTHLDTTTVRCIALNSTRRLGRKMPVRDTGSMLEMPVGKTLLGRMLNVFGESVDGQGPIETDERWPIHRPLLPLADRTTGTEVFETGIKAIDLLAPLERGGKSGMFGGAGVGKTVLINEMINNMAKRYEGVSLFCGIGERMREAEEMYSAMQESGVLEKAVLIYGQMNEPPGARFRVGHAALTVAEYFRDVEKRDVLLLIDNVFRFVQSGTEVSGLMGRIPSRVGYQPTLASELAALEERICSSHSGSITSVQAVYVPADDLTDPAATHIFAHLTASIVLSRKRASQGLYPAVDPLQTDSKMLTPGMVGKRHYQVAQAVRSTLAQYEELKDIISMLGIEELSRKDRATVSKARRLERFLTQPFFTTEQFTGKKGKLVPLEKNIEGCERILDGEFAEVSEQALYMIGSVDEVDKAGASKS
- a CDS encoding glucose-1-phosphate adenylyltransferase, which translates into the protein MKEQRKSEKIVAFVMAGGAGKRLRPLTNERCKPAVPFGGRYRMVDFVLSNLVNSGIHSIYLLVQYKPQGLIEHVRKAWTISPLLPDQFVTVVPPQMEDGKIWFKGTADAVYQSINLMRIHRPDLVAVFGADHIYRMDVRQMVRFHRQCQADVTVAACPVPIEETASFGILEVDDEARVRGFEEKPDRGKPMPSDATSAYASMGNYLFNTEVLINALEEAHQRGETDFGHHVLPRLLQTHRLYAYDFADNYIPGIRAYEEVGYWRDVGTLDAYFEAHEDLLGREPRFQPFNPQWPIFSSHYQGPVAQVFNSSIDNSQIGAAALVDNATIRNSIVRREAVIEPDVVLEDCIIMDYVRICRGARLRRVIVDRHNTIQAGSEIGYDHAADRKLYEVTPGGVVVVPKGSPNYFARNCRGRGLGYGE